Part of the Halorhabdus utahensis DSM 12940 genome, TGGTGCCGGACCTGGGACCAGCGGCACTGAAATATTTCTCCCGGCCAACCGCTCATGGGAAGGCCATGGCGAACAGCGTCGGACTCGTCACCGCGAACCGAGGGTGCCAATCAGGGTGGGCTCGCGTCGTCCGCTTCGACGGCGAGTGCCCACTGTTCGAGCCACTCCCGAAGGCCTGAATCGGGAACGGTCAGCGAGTGGGTGTTCTCCGGGAGTTGCGGGTAGCCGCCGACTGCTTCGTGGTCAGGAATCCAGTAGTCGTACGGCGATTCGGTGTCTGGATCGCCAGCGCGGGTTTCGATCTCGGAGATGATCCGTGAGTCGTCCTCGGTGCGATCGGCCGGGCGTGCGCCAGCGTAATTCAGGTTGTGGTTCTCGACGTCGCTCGAGTCCATCGCGGAGAGCCCATCGGGCCACAGCGGCCGAGACGATAGCTCGGACGTGTCGCCGGTCAGCGGCGTCGACGTGGGATCGGTAACGTTGTCCGCCAGATAGGCGGTGCCGTCTTCGATCACCGTGTCCTCGAGGTCCTGGGGGACGTAGACGTTCCCGACGATAGACGCTTCCGTGTCGCCGTCCATGTTCGTCGCCTCGTTGAAGAAGTACATCACGTTGTTGGCGAGGGCGGATCGAGTCCCACTTTTGAGCCGTGGGACCCGGCCACGGACCTTCGCCCAGACGTTACCCAGCAGCGCGACGTTCTCAGCGCCGTCACCGATGAGCGTCCCGTAGTTGTGATCGGCGCCGTCGTCGTAGGGATCGTACAGCCCCTCGTAGATGAGACAGTTCGTGTAGGTCGTCCGGTCGGTGTCGTACCCGACGGACATGCACTCGTCAGTACCCCACGAGGCCGAGACGTGATCGACGACGTTGTTGGTGGTGTCATCCTGCGTGTTGACCGCGTCGTTGCTCTGGATGCTGCCCTCGGACCCCGGTCCATGACGGGACCGAATGTGCTGGACGACGCAGTCGTTTGCGTCGATCTGGAGCTGGCCTTTGATGAACGTAATCCCGGGCGAGGGCGCGGTCTGGCCCGCGACCCAGCACTTGTCCTCGGTAATCGCCAGTTCCTCACCGCCGAGGTCGATGGTCCCGCTGGTCTCGAAGACGATCACGCGCGGGCCAGAAGTGCTGAACGCACGTTCGACCTCGCTGCGGGTGGCGTTCTGGATCCGAATGACTTGCGTACTGTCGTCCAGCCACGGTGCCGGATCGGCGAACCCGTCCGACGGGTCGAAGTATGATCCGCCGGCGGTGTCAGTGCTGGTCGATGTACTGAACATCGTCGCCGAGCCAGTGACCGGATCACCGTCGCTCGCGTCCCCAATCGCCCGGAACTCGTAGGCGGTATCCGGATCGAGGCCGGAAAGTGTCTCGCTAAACGATCCCGTCGAGGACAGCGTCTGCGCCGCGGTCGTGGACCACGAGGCACTGTCGCGCGCACGGTATTCGAAGGCGACCTCGACTGACGTGGCCCCACCGAGGTCTGTGAGTGAACCTGACAGCGTCGCCGAATGTGTTCCGACGTTCGAGACCGAACCCGTCGAAACCACTGGATCAGCATCGCCGGGGTCGCGTTCGTGGGTGACGCTCCCCGAAATGTCCGGATCGCCGATGTCCCGGTTGTCCGTCGGCGCGAGTCCCGACAGTTCCGAAAATTCGGCCCTACACAGCGTGCCCGAGTTGTGGCTGGTGACCGCCAGCCCGACGTAAGCGGTCTCGGAGACGGATACCCGCGAGTCATCCAGAGCGGCGATCAGCGTCCAGTCGCTCCCATCGGTGGACGCGTAGGCCTCGATGACGTCGCCGGTCCGGACCAGTCGCTGATACTGTGCAGGCATCGTCCCACCCGCGATCTCGCGTTCGTCCTCGCCGACAGCGGCGGTCGTACTCGTGGTTTCCGCACCCGCGCCCTCACGCCACTGGAGCGACGTTTCGTGGCCCGGGGTTTTCCTGACCATCGCGTTCACCGCGTCGGCGGACAGCGACTCACGGACCATCAACCCGGTCTTGGCCCATTCATCGGTGTCGTCGAGACTGTCCACGCTGACCGCCACGTCGAAGTCGCCCTCAACCGGCGCGTAGTAGAAATGGCCCTCGTCGGCCTCGTTCCAGATGTCTGCACCGCCACCCTCGACGGTGACGACGCCGGACCCGCCACCCCCGACCGAGGTCCTGAACGTGTTGACGGAACCGGTGTCGGTATCGCCGTCGCTTGCCGTCGAAACCGCCCGGAACTCGTAAGCGGTGCCCGGTTCGAGTCCAGTAATGGGTTTGCTGTAGGACCTGGTCCTGGACAGGGTCTGAGTCCCCACATTCTGCCAAGATCCCCCCGTGCGCTCCCGATACTCAAAGGAGACGGTCGCCGAGGACGCGCCACCGAGGTCGTCAAGTGACCCCGAGACGGTCGCCCGGTTGCTCGCGACGGTCGACGCCGACCCCGTCGAGACGACGACGCTCGTGTCGGTGTCGGTACGTTCCGAGACACTGCCTGGAACAGTCACGTCCCCGACGTCAATGTTACTCGCGAGTGAGATGCCCGAAAGGTTCGAGAACGTTGCCGTACAGAGCGTGCCTTCCTCGCCGCTACAGACTGCCAGCCCGACGTACGCCGACTCGGCGAAGTCGATGTCGCTCGGCGAGATGGCAGCGATTCGCGTCCAGTTCGAGCCATCCGTCGATCCGTAGGCCTCGATGGTATCGCCGTCGCGGACGAGTCGTTGCCAGGTCGCAGGCATTGTGCCGCCGGCGACCTCGCCCTCGTCGCTCCCGCCCTCGGACGTCGTACTGACCATCTGGTCACCGTCGTCCGAACGCCACTGGAAGGATGTCTCGTGGCCAGGTGTCTGTCGAACCATCGCCGTCTCGGCGTCGGCGTTCAACGTCTGGCGGACCATCAACCCAGCTTTCGCCCACTCGTCGGTCCCTTCCTGTGAGGTTACCTTCACGATGACGTCGAAGTCGCCCGAGACCGCCGTATAGTAGTACTGAAACGCGTCGGCCGCGTCCCAGATATCGTCACCGCCACCTTCGATCGTGATCGGTGTCGCTGCCCTCGCAGGATTGACCGCATTCGTTTCCCCCAGTGCCCCGATGCCCCCTGCCCCAAATGCACGCAGGAACGTGCGTCGGCTGTGCTCTATCATTCAGCAATCCAGTTCAAATTGTCTTATAAAACTATATAAAAGTGTCTGTTGCGGGCTGGTCCCGCTGACACCCGCCGGCAAACCGGGCAACCCAGAATAGAGATCTGGCAGGCGATGGTGACAGCATTGTAGTTCTGTACGGGGAGCCGACAGTGAAGCGGCTATGCACGGAGCGCGGTACCGTCGGGTACTCTCGCAGTCCGGAAAGGAATCTGCGAACAGACGAGGGGCCAGTGCCACCAAACCAATGTTTATTGGGTAGGCATTCAACTGGTATAGTATGGCAGATGTACTTGTCGTCGGCGGCGGTCCCGCCGGCCTGAGCGCCGCACTGTTCACCGCGAAAAACGACCTCGAAACGATCGTCTTCGACACCGACGAGACCTGGATGCACAAGGCCCACCTGTTCAACTACCTCGGCATCGACTCGATGGACGGCAGCGAGTTCATGGATGTCTCTCGCGAGCAGGTCGAAAGCTTCGGCGTGCAACGCAACCAGGGCGAGGAAGTCACCGCTGTCGAGGACGCCGGGGACGGGTTCACCGTCACGACTGACGCGGGCGAATACAACGCCGACTACGTCGTCCTGGCAACCGGTGCCGACCGATCACTTGCCGCGGAACTCGGCTGTGCGACCACCGAAGAGGGCATCGTCGACGTCTCGGTCAACATGGAGACCAGCGTCGAGGACGCCTACGCAACGGGCGCGATGGTTCGCGCCGAGGAGTGGCAGGCGATCATCGCCGCCGGCGACGGCGCAGCAGCGGCGCTGAACATCCTCAGCAAAGAGAAGGGCGAACATTATCACGACTTCGACGTGCCCGCCGACGCGGAGTAATCGACTTCTCGATCCGATCGACGAGGTCGACTTCTCGAACTGAACGACCGTGGCGCTCGATCGGTTTTTCGTTTCCCTCGGCACAGCGGCGGCCCTTCCCAGACGAGTGAAAAATCGACTCGACAGAAACGATCGACTTACGCGAGCGGTTCGACGAGGTCTTCGAGGGCCGCGCGCGGGTCGTCGGCCTTGGCAACACCGCTTGCGAGGAGGACGCCCGTCGCGCCAAGCTCGCCCGCGGACTCGACATCGTCGCCGGTCGAGATCCCGGCTCCACAGTACACTTCGACATCTTCGTCGACAGCTTCGGCCGCCTCGACGGCGTCGGTTACGATGTCGGGGTCGCCCGTCGCGACGGAGACATCACCGCCGATGAGTTCCGGCGGCTCGACGGCGACCGAGTCCGGGCCGAGCGCGGTCACGGCCCCGATCTGTGCGGGGTTGTTCGCACACACGCAGGTTTCGAGGCCGGCGCGCTCTGCGGCCTCGACGGAGCCGTCGATGTCTGCGAGTTTGAGTCGGTTCTCGGAGTGGTTGATCAGCGTGCCGACCGCGCCGGCATCGGCGACGGTTTCGGCGAGCGTGTGGCCGGTATTGCTACCATACTCGATCGAGTCAACGTGCTGGGCCCACGTTTCGACGCCGGTATCGGCGACGCGCGCGATGTCGGCATCCTGGGCGGCGACGCCGATGCGGACGCCCGACTCGTCGCTGACGTCCTTGGCGGCTTTGGCGACTTCGACGGGATCACACGGGTACGTCTTGAGATTGACGAGAACGAACATTGCAGCTACGGATTCTCTGAGCGCAGGAAAATAGGTTTCGAAGCAGACCCAGCCGCGCTGTCCCGACCCTGAAACAGTGGGCATTAAGAGACTGCTACTCGAAGTACGAGCCGACCACCGTGACCGACGGAACTGAGCGGACGACGGTACTCATCGTCGAAGACGAACAGCACCTTGCCGATCTCTACGCCGAATACCTCCCTGAAACGTACGACGTCCGGACCGCGTACAACGGTGCGGATGCACTCGAGATACTCGAAGAACCGATCGACATCGTGTTGCTGGACAGGAGGATGCCCGTCATGTCCGGCAACGAGGTGCTCGCGTCCATCGAAGAGCGGGGGATCGAGGTCAGAGTCGCGATGGTGACGGCCGTCGATCCTGACTTCGATATCATCGACCTTGGTGTCGACGATTACGTCGTCAAGCCGGTCAGCAAAGACACGCTCATCGGCGTCGTCGAGCGCCTCGAGACGGTCTCTGCATACAACGACCAACAGAAGCGACTCACGGCAAAGAAACTCAAACGAAACGTCCTCGAGGTCGAGAAGGCCCGACCGGAGTTAGAAGCGAGCGAACGATTCAGCGAGCTCGAAGCGGAGATCGACGAACTCGAAGCCGAGGTCCAGGCCCTCGAAACGGAGATCACTGAATCGACGATCGAACGCTGACGGGTTTTTTGATCGGCAGCCGAATCAGGAATCCTTTCGTTCGACGACGTCACCGAGCGTGTACTCGCCGACTGCCGAGCCACTGTCCCAGTCAGCATCATCGTCCGTGCCGCCGCTCTCTGTGAGTTCGATGTCCAGAGCACGTTCGAGCTTTTGCTGGACGTCGTCGCTCGGGAGATGGTCACCGTGCTCCAATTTTCGAATGAGGCTGGCTTTCTCGTTGAGTTGATCAGCGAGTTCTTCCTGGCTCATGTCGGCTGCTTCACGGGCCGATCGGATCCGCTGATCGAAGTCCTGGACGAGTTCGTCCATCTCGTCAAACATGTCTCGACGGCTACCGCCCCCGGAGGACCCCCCGGACCCACCGCCACCGCTGGCCGAGCCCGAACTGCTGGAACTGGACGAACCCGACGAATCCGTCGAGTACTTCGTGGACGCACTCGAGGACTCCTGGGTCCGCACTTCCGTGCCGAAGTCGGCACACTCATCACAGACGTCCAACTCCGCACCCTCCACCTTGACGGTGTTCGGCGCAGCCGTCTCGGCCCCGCACATCTCACATTGAACCATGTGAGAGGGTTACTTGCCCCGGGGCATAAATCGCACGCCCCACGTACAGCATGCGGATGCTGCCGCTTTCCCTACCCTCATGGCCGTCTGTAGCCGACTCACACCAATGTCATCGACGCAGACCGAGTCGCCCGTCGAACGGTTCGTCACGTCCCTCGAGGAACTCGACGTGACCTGGACCCGAACGGACGCTGATGCCGTCGAATCGACCGTCGCTGAGTTACTCGATGAACCGGCTGTCGGGATCCCGATCCCGATCGACGGGGCGTCGCTGCCGTCAGCTGTCGACACCGATCCCGATCCGGCTGCCGTCCGGGCAGCCGCCACCGGAGTGACACCCGCGACACTCGGGATCGCAGACTACGGCAGCGTTTTGTTGCCGTCAGACGACCACGGGTCGGGGTTGCTGAGCCTCTTTCCGGAGACCCACATCCCCGTCGTCAGCGAGCGCGACGTCGTGGGGACGATGGCCGACGCCTTCGGGGAACTCGGCCCGCAGCTCCGGGACGACCGGGGCGACGTGATCATCGCCACCGGGCCGAGCGCGACCTCGGACATGGGAGAGATCGTCCGTGGCGTCCACGGACCGACAGACGTCCACGTCGTCATCGTCGAACAATGAGCGGGAAAACGTCCAAACGCGATGCGACAGGCACATCGAAGCGTGCCAAAGCGGCGAAGATCCGGGAGATTATGGAGCAGGAAGGCGCGGCTATCGAGACGAACACCCAGGGCTTCAACGACGGCCGCTACGAGTCGGTCGCCCGCCTCGAGGACTACCAGGGACTCAAAGACGAGGCCCGCGCGATCAAGGAGGACGCGATCGATCGGCTGCCGGAACTCATCGAGGAACTTCGGGATAGCGTCGAGGAAAACGGCGGCACAGTCTATCTCGCCGAGGACGAAGCCGAGGCCAACGAGTATATCGAATCGGTCGTCGCCGACGCGGACGGCGAGCTCGTCGCCAAGAGCAAGTCGATGACGACCGAGGAACTCGAGGTCAACGAGCATCTCGAAGCAGCGGGCGTCGACGTCGTCGAAACAGACCTCGGTGAGTGGGTCCTCCAGGTCGCCGAGGAGGCCCCCTCGCATCTGGTTGCGCCGGCCATCCACAAGTCCCGCGACGAGATTGCCCGACTGTTCGAGGAACGCTTTGACCCCGACGTTCCCCTCGAGACGGCCGAAGACCTCACGAACTTCGCCCGGGAGCAACTCGCCGACGACATCGCAAACGCTGACGTCGGCATGACGGGCGCGAACTTCCTGACGGCCGATTCAGGAACGATGGCGCTCGTGACGAGTGAAGGCAACGCCCGCAAAACCGTCGCCAGTACGGAGACACACGTCGCGGTCGCGGGCGTCGAGAAGATCGTTCCCAGCGTCGAGGACCTCCAGCCGTTCGTCGAGTTGATCGGCCGCTCGGGCACCGGCCACGACATCACCTCCTACGTCTCGCTGTTGACGCCGCCGATCGACGCGCCGACCTTCGACGGTGATGCCTTTGGCGATCCGGACGACCGGGAGTTCCACCTCGTCCTCGTCGACAACGGTCGGATGGCCATGCGCGACGACGAGGACCTCGAAGAGACACTGTACTGCATCCGGTGTTCGGCGTGTGCGAACTCGTGTGCCAACTTCCAGCAGGTCGGCGGCCACGCCTTCGGCGGCGAGACCTACACCGGCGGGATCGCCACCGGCTGGGAGGCCGGCATCGGCGGCGAGGAGAGTGCCGAGGAGTTCAACGATCTCTGTACCGGCTGTAGTCGCTGTACGGAGGCCTGTCCGGTCGGCATCGACATCCCCTGGATCAACACGGTCGTTCGCGACCGGCTCAACCGGGGCGACGATCCGGGTGCGTTCGATCACCTCGTCTCGGGATTGACGCCGGATCCAGAGCCTGCCGGGCTTGACCTCCAGAAGCGCTTTTTCGGGAACTTCGCGACCGTCGCGAAACTCGGGAGCGCGTTCGCCCCGCTGTCGAACTGGGCTGCCGAACTCCCGCCATCGCGTTGGATCGCCGAGAAACTGCTGGGAGTGGATCGCCGTCGCGAGATGCCGAAGTTCACACGTGGCACGCTTCGCAAGTGGGCAAAAGGGCGAGAACCACCAGCGGATCCCGATCGCGAGGTCGTCCTGCTGGCGGACACCTACACGAACTATATGCACGTCGAGCGCGGGAAAGCGACGGTCCGGGCGCTTGAGGCACTCGGCACTGAGGTCCACATCGCGGATGTCTCCGAGAGCGGTCGGGCCGCCCTCTCCCAGGGGATGATCGCGACGGCCCGCGAACAGGCCGAAGCAGTCGCCGACTCGCTGGATCCCCATCTGGATGCTGGCCGCGACATCGTCATGGTCGAGCCCAGCGACCTCGCGATGCTCCGGAATGACTACGAACGGTTGCTCGACACAGAGACGTTCGACCGGATCGCCACGAACAGCTATGAAGTGCTGGAGTACGTCTACGGCCTCGTCGAGAACGGGGCCGACATGGGCGCGCTCGCGGACGGCCACGGCGAGGAGATCGCGTATCATAGCCACTGTCAGCAACGGACACTCGGGCTCGATGCGCACACCGAAGCGATCCTCGATCGGCTGGGCTTCGATCTTGCCACCTCCAAAGTCGAGTGCTGTGGCATGGCCGGCTCCTTTGGCTTCAAACAACAGTACTACGACGTGAGCATGGCCGTCGGTGACGACCTCCGCGAGCAGTTCACGACGCCCGAGACCGAGGATCGGACGGTCGTTGCGAGCGGAACGTCCTGTCACGACCAGTTGACGGATCTACTCGAACGGAAGGTCACGCATCCGATCGAGTTGATCGCACCCGCGGAGTGAACAGACCCAGCGCTGGCGCTGGCCGCGGTGTGGGCCACGTTCTCTGTAGATCGACAGGAGAGTCTCGGCAGAACTCGGCGGCATTCGGTACTCTCGGCCGTATCGGTCGGTTCGACGGAAAAACGAGAGACTGAGAAGCGTCACCAGGAGATGACCGGCAGCGAGAACGACTCCCGAAGCGTCACGGTACCGGTCGCGTCCTCGTGGACGACTACCGCGGTGTCGAAGTCCCCGGCCAGCGGCGAGGTCGACAGTTCGTATTCGACGCCCGTCAGTACCTGTGCACAGATACCGTCCCGATACGTTTCCTGCACGGTGAACGCGACGGTGTCGGGGTCCAGACGATCGACGCCCACCAACTCGGCACCGACGCAACTGTTCCGCCCGGCGATCGACCCCTGGAACACGGCCTTTGCCGGTGAGGCGTCGACCAGCTCCACGTCGTCTTCGTGATCGGTAGCCGAGCGACCGATGACGTCGAAATCAGTCCGGTAGGGCCATTGGGGCTTGTCGGTCGGGCCGTGATGGCGCCGACTGTCGCGGTCGGACTCCGCGGCAGCGACACCGGAAACGCCAGTCACCAGGGCAGCTGTACTCCCGATCGATCGGAGGAAATCACGACGTTCCATACGTCGGCAGATATGACAGTCGAAATTGTAAAAATTCGATCTTATCGGCAAGATAATCAGTCGTCGGTCAGTCACCCGGATTCGGGTATCTACGGAAGCACGTATTCACCAACGGCGTCGTTGCGGTGGACTCCGGGGCGGCAATTCCGTGACAACACGATCGCCTGAAGGGATTCCGAACGCTGAAATCCTCGCAACGACGAGGATCCCAACGGTCTGTCGTCCCGATATCGGAGATCCATGTTGCCCTGTGCACCCGAACGGCCTCGACACAATGGATGCCCGGGACCGTTCTCGACGGCCTTGACCGGACTGGCTCGCATTTGCCACACGTGGAGGGCTCGTCAATACATTGATAATCCATCAGAAAGATATCCGGACTCGTGTCCATGGGCGCTGCGGAGAACGCCACGGCCGATCGAGGGCCCGTAGTAGCCGGCGTGATCGTGAGTGTGGGCTCGGCGACACTGGTAGCGCTGATAGCGAGCGGGATCGTGTCGCCCTTCTCGATATTCTCGCTGGAAATAGCTGTGATGCTCGCCGTGATCGGCTGGCTCGGGGGCGTCCGCAACGTTTGATCGGCTCGAGAAGTCCGGACAGGTGACAGACCAATCCCTCTGTCAGAAGAGTGCCCAAACCTATGTACTTTCTTCGCCAGGGTCCGAGCCGTTCCCGGCGAGGTCGCCCATGGCGTAGTAGAACCGCTGGAGTGCGGTAAGATGACCGACGACGGCGAAGACGACCAGCAACCAACCGATCACCGACAGCCCGGAGACCGGGTCGGTCACGACAGCAGCAAGGAGGGCTCCAAACCCCATGAGTGCGAGGCGATCGGCACGTCCGAGCAGCCCGCCGTAGACGCGGTCGAGGCCGACGGCCTGGGCCTGTGTTCCGAGATACGAAGTCATCAACACGCCCGTGATGGCGGCCACGCCGAGGTCCCAGCGGTCGATCCCGGCCGCGAGGCCAACGAGCAACAGCAGATCGGCGTAGCGGTCGAAGACGTGATCGAGCAGGTCGCCGGCCGACGAGTCGGTACCGAGTTCACGGGCGATCCCGCCATCAAGTAGATCCAGCCAGCCATTCGCGAAGACCAACCCGGCAGCCCCGACGTACCAGACTGGCTCGGATCCGCCGAGATAGAACGCCCCGGCCGCTCCGCCCGCCACGAGAAGCGCGAGGACGCTGATGAAATTCGGCGTCAGGCCGAGCCGAACGCTAGCGGCAACGAACGGCGCGAGCAGCCGATCGGAGAGCGGTCGCAGTTGATCCAGTGTCATAGGTACTCGATGTAGGAAACGACACCTGGATTCGGTTCACAATCCCCCGCGATCACCGACTCGATCTCGGTGGCGACAGCATCCGGCGACCGGTCGGTCGTCTCGATCTCGTAGACGCTATCGGTCCCGTGTCGATCAACGGCTTCAGTGAGGACCACGTCCAGCGCTTCGCTTTCGGCGTTCTCGGTTGCGCTCGCTGGCGACTCGCCACGCTCCCGGAGTCGCTGCTCGATCGTCTCAGGATGACACCGCAGGACGATTACCCGGTCTGCGGGGACGTGATGCGCGAGGTGACTTTCGATAAGTACGTCGTCGCGCCCGTCGAGCCACGATTCGACGGCGTCGAGATCCGCGATCGTCGAGCCGCGATCGTCGTCGACGCCCTGGGTGAACCCCTCGCGGTCGATTACCTGATTGAGGTGGATCACGTCGAGGGCGTCGATCTGCTCGCTCGCAGTGGTCTTGCCCGTCCCCGGGGTTCCGGTCACGGCGACGCGCACCTTAGAGCACCTCGTTGATCGTCTCGACGGCCCGCCTGGTTTCCTCACGCGTACCACACGAGACACGGATGTGCTCGGGTAACCCGAAGCTCGAACAGTCCCGGACGATCACGCCGCGTTCCTTCGTTGCCTGGGCGACCCGGCTGGCGTCGCCGACTTCGACGAGGACGAAGTTCCCGCCGGTCTCGTAGGTCTTCGCGTCGAGGTGCTCGTAATAGTACTCCCGGCCCCACTCGACGAGGTCGGTGATCGCGTCGACGTGTTCGTCGTCTTCGAGCGCGGCAAGGCCGGCCCGGCAAGCGATCTCGCTAGCCGAGAAAGGCGTGTTGATCCGCTCGTAGGCGTCGGCCCACTCCGCGGGCGTGATGGCGTAGCCCAACCGGAGTCCAGCGAGGCCGTAGACCTTCGAGAACGTCCGGACGACGGCGACATCGTCGCGCGCTTCGACCAGTTCGACGGCGCTGGGCCGATCGGCGAACTCGTTGTAGGCCTCGTCGACGACCACCAGCGTCCCGTCGTCCGTCCGCTCGGCGATCTCCTCGACCTCGGCGAGCGAGACTGTCGATCCGGTCGGATTGTGCGGACTCGTGAGGTAAATCATCCGCTCGCCATCGTAGGCATCCAGAATCCGATCCGGCGACTGCTTGAAGCCGTCGGCCTCGACGAGCGGGTAGGTGTGGACCTCGCCGTGGTGATACCGGACGCTCATCGAGTGATAGGTAAAGTCCGGATCGGGGACGAGCGCGGCCTGTCCGGGATCGATCATGGCCCGGGCCAGACAGTCCATCGCGCCGTCGCCGCCGTTGGCGAGCCAGATCTGTTCGGGCGTGACGCCCCAG contains:
- a CDS encoding adenylate kinase family protein: MRVAVTGTPGTGKTTASEQIDALDVIHLNQVIDREGFTQGVDDDRGSTIADLDAVESWLDGRDDVLIESHLAHHVPADRVIVLRCHPETIEQRLRERGESPASATENAESEALDVVLTEAVDRHGTDSVYEIETTDRSPDAVATEIESVIAGDCEPNPGVVSYIEYL
- a CDS encoding response regulator, with the protein product MTDGTERTTVLIVEDEQHLADLYAEYLPETYDVRTAYNGADALEILEEPIDIVLLDRRMPVMSGNEVLASIEERGIEVRVAMVTAVDPDFDIIDLGVDDYVVKPVSKDTLIGVVERLETVSAYNDQQKRLTAKKLKRNVLEVEKARPELEASERFSELEAEIDELEAEVQALETEITESTIER
- a CDS encoding DUF1349 domain-containing protein yields the protein MIEHSRRTFLRAFGAGGIGALGETNAVNPARAATPITIEGGGDDIWDAADAFQYYYTAVSGDFDVIVKVTSQEGTDEWAKAGLMVRQTLNADAETAMVRQTPGHETSFQWRSDDGDQMVSTTSEGGSDEGEVAGGTMPATWQRLVRDGDTIEAYGSTDGSNWTRIAAISPSDIDFAESAYVGLAVCSGEEGTLCTATFSNLSGISLASNIDVGDVTVPGSVSERTDTDTSVVVSTGSASTVASNRATVSGSLDDLGGASSATVSFEYRERTGGSWQNVGTQTLSRTRSYSKPITGLEPGTAYEFRAVSTASDGDTDTGSVNTFRTSVGGGGSGVVTVEGGGADIWNEADEGHFYYAPVEGDFDVAVSVDSLDDTDEWAKTGLMVRESLSADAVNAMVRKTPGHETSLQWREGAGAETTSTTAAVGEDEREIAGGTMPAQYQRLVRTGDVIEAYASTDGSDWTLIAALDDSRVSVSETAYVGLAVTSHNSGTLCRAEFSELSGLAPTDNRDIGDPDISGSVTHERDPGDADPVVSTGSVSNVGTHSATLSGSLTDLGGATSVEVAFEYRARDSASWSTTAAQTLSSTGSFSETLSGLDPDTAYEFRAIGDASDGDPVTGSATMFSTSTSTDTAGGSYFDPSDGFADPAPWLDDSTQVIRIQNATRSEVERAFSTSGPRVIVFETSGTIDLGGEELAITEDKCWVAGQTAPSPGITFIKGQLQIDANDCVVQHIRSRHGPGSEGSIQSNDAVNTQDDTTNNVVDHVSASWGTDECMSVGYDTDRTTYTNCLIYEGLYDPYDDGADHNYGTLIGDGAENVALLGNVWAKVRGRVPRLKSGTRSALANNVMYFFNEATNMDGDTEASIVGNVYVPQDLEDTVIEDGTAYLADNVTDPTSTPLTGDTSELSSRPLWPDGLSAMDSSDVENHNLNYAGARPADRTEDDSRIISEIETRAGDPDTESPYDYWIPDHEAVGGYPQLPENTHSLTVPDSGLREWLEQWALAVEADDASPP
- a CDS encoding multiprotein bridging factor aMBF1; its protein translation is MVQCEMCGAETAAPNTVKVEGAELDVCDECADFGTEVRTQESSSASTKYSTDSSGSSSSSSSGSASGGGGSGGSSGGGSRRDMFDEMDELVQDFDQRIRSAREAADMSQEELADQLNEKASLIRKLEHGDHLPSDDVQQKLERALDIELTESGGTDDDADWDSGSAVGEYTLGDVVERKDS
- a CDS encoding LUD domain-containing protein, which encodes MSGKTSKRDATGTSKRAKAAKIREIMEQEGAAIETNTQGFNDGRYESVARLEDYQGLKDEARAIKEDAIDRLPELIEELRDSVEENGGTVYLAEDEAEANEYIESVVADADGELVAKSKSMTTEELEVNEHLEAAGVDVVETDLGEWVLQVAEEAPSHLVAPAIHKSRDEIARLFEERFDPDVPLETAEDLTNFAREQLADDIANADVGMTGANFLTADSGTMALVTSEGNARKTVASTETHVAVAGVEKIVPSVEDLQPFVELIGRSGTGHDITSYVSLLTPPIDAPTFDGDAFGDPDDREFHLVLVDNGRMAMRDDEDLEETLYCIRCSACANSCANFQQVGGHAFGGETYTGGIATGWEAGIGGEESAEEFNDLCTGCSRCTEACPVGIDIPWINTVVRDRLNRGDDPGAFDHLVSGLTPDPEPAGLDLQKRFFGNFATVAKLGSAFAPLSNWAAELPPSRWIAEKLLGVDRRREMPKFTRGTLRKWAKGREPPADPDREVVLLADTYTNYMHVERGKATVRALEALGTEVHIADVSESGRAALSQGMIATAREQAEAVADSLDPHLDAGRDIVMVEPSDLAMLRNDYERLLDTETFDRIATNSYEVLEYVYGLVENGADMGALADGHGEEIAYHSHCQQRTLGLDAHTEAILDRLGFDLATSKVECCGMAGSFGFKQQYYDVSMAVGDDLREQFTTPETEDRTVVASGTSCHDQLTDLLERKVTHPIELIAPAE
- the tpiA gene encoding triose-phosphate isomerase; protein product: MFVLVNLKTYPCDPVEVAKAAKDVSDESGVRIGVAAQDADIARVADTGVETWAQHVDSIEYGSNTGHTLAETVADAGAVGTLINHSENRLKLADIDGSVEAAERAGLETCVCANNPAQIGAVTALGPDSVAVEPPELIGGDVSVATGDPDIVTDAVEAAEAVDEDVEVYCGAGISTGDDVESAGELGATGVLLASGVAKADDPRAALEDLVEPLA
- a CDS encoding NAD(P)/FAD-dependent oxidoreductase is translated as MADVLVVGGGPAGLSAALFTAKNDLETIVFDTDETWMHKAHLFNYLGIDSMDGSEFMDVSREQVESFGVQRNQGEEVTAVEDAGDGFTVTTDAGEYNADYVVLATGADRSLAAELGCATTEEGIVDVSVNMETSVEDAYATGAMVRAEEWQAIIAAGDGAAAALNILSKEKGEHYHDFDVPADAE
- a CDS encoding LUD domain-containing protein, with the translated sequence MSSTQTESPVERFVTSLEELDVTWTRTDADAVESTVAELLDEPAVGIPIPIDGASLPSAVDTDPDPAAVRAAATGVTPATLGIADYGSVLLPSDDHGSGLLSLFPETHIPVVSERDVVGTMADAFGELGPQLRDDRGDVIIATGPSATSDMGEIVRGVHGPTDVHVVIVEQ
- a CDS encoding CDP-alcohol phosphatidyltransferase family protein, whose translation is MTLDQLRPLSDRLLAPFVAASVRLGLTPNFISVLALLVAGGAAGAFYLGGSEPVWYVGAAGLVFANGWLDLLDGGIARELGTDSSAGDLLDHVFDRYADLLLLVGLAAGIDRWDLGVAAITGVLMTSYLGTQAQAVGLDRVYGGLLGRADRLALMGFGALLAAVVTDPVSGLSVIGWLLVVFAVVGHLTALQRFYYAMGDLAGNGSDPGEEST